One Thermodesulfobacteriota bacterium genomic region harbors:
- a CDS encoding ABC transporter ATP-binding protein, which translates to MASAFQLAAPWVLRDAIDALQAPEGAALLTRYALVLVALAACQGVFKFASRRLFLGGARRVEHDLRGTYFANLIRLPASRLEAGRRGDFVSRATHDLQDVRLFLGAGALNFLQTLILLASATALLWRIHPLLTAVALVPFPVVSVLVRRYSPRLHRRYLAANERQGDLSALVQEALAGIRVVRAYHREAWQETRFDEANRAVRDAQARVVRTWSLLFPLVGVLAGLGQIAVLGLGGAWVARGTLSLGDFVAFNAYLAMLTWPMVALGWTLSLVQRGAAALDRLREVLEWPHDPPGDRRPEPGRGPCLAARGVCFAHEGTRSQVLRGVDLELPQGGFRGLVGATGSGKSTLVGLLARLRRPVRGSIALHGVPLDAVDAGVLRSHMALVPQEDFFFADTVAANVCLGRPRQAERLAWALEAAGLAAEVAAMPRGPDSLVGEGGITLSGGQRQRLAIARALYGRPQCLLLDCALSSLDTETARRVLSGIRRALPEAALLVVSHRGSEVDDAEEVWFLRDGTVAARGRHRELLQSCPEYLRLYREEELRRELGEEAA; encoded by the coding sequence TTGGCCAGCGCGTTCCAACTGGCCGCGCCGTGGGTGCTGCGCGACGCCATCGACGCGCTCCAGGCCCCGGAAGGTGCAGCCCTCCTGACCCGCTACGCCCTGGTCCTCGTGGCGTTGGCCGCCTGCCAGGGCGTCTTCAAGTTCGCATCCCGCCGCCTCTTTCTCGGCGGTGCGCGCCGGGTGGAGCACGACCTGCGGGGCACCTACTTCGCCAACCTGATCCGGCTCCCCGCCTCCCGCCTGGAGGCCGGGCGCCGGGGCGACTTCGTGAGCCGGGCGACCCACGACCTGCAAGACGTGCGGCTCTTCCTCGGGGCAGGCGCCCTGAACTTCCTCCAGACACTGATCCTGCTCGCATCCGCCACCGCGCTCCTGTGGCGCATCCACCCCCTGCTCACGGCCGTCGCCCTGGTGCCGTTCCCGGTGGTCTCGGTGCTGGTGCGCCGGTACTCGCCCCGGCTCCACCGCCGCTACCTCGCCGCAAACGAGCGCCAGGGGGATCTCTCCGCCCTGGTCCAGGAGGCGCTCGCCGGGATTCGGGTCGTGCGCGCCTACCACCGGGAAGCCTGGCAGGAGACCCGCTTCGATGAGGCCAACCGCGCCGTGCGCGACGCCCAGGCCCGGGTGGTGCGCACGTGGTCGCTGCTCTTCCCCCTGGTGGGAGTGCTCGCCGGGCTGGGCCAGATTGCCGTGCTGGGACTCGGGGGCGCCTGGGTGGCCCGGGGCACCCTGAGCCTGGGCGACTTCGTGGCCTTCAACGCCTACCTGGCCATGCTGACCTGGCCGATGGTGGCCCTGGGGTGGACCCTGAGCCTGGTGCAGCGGGGCGCCGCCGCCCTCGACCGCCTCCGGGAGGTGCTCGAGTGGCCCCACGACCCGCCGGGAGACCGGCGGCCCGAGCCGGGCCGCGGGCCGTGCCTGGCAGCCCGGGGGGTGTGCTTCGCCCACGAGGGGACCCGCAGCCAGGTGCTCCGGGGCGTGGACCTGGAGCTCCCCCAGGGAGGCTTTCGGGGGCTGGTGGGAGCCACCGGCTCGGGAAAGTCCACCCTCGTGGGGCTCCTGGCACGCCTGCGGCGCCCGGTTCGGGGATCGATCGCCCTCCACGGGGTCCCCCTGGACGCGGTGGACGCGGGAGTCCTGCGCTCCCACATGGCCCTGGTGCCCCAGGAGGACTTCTTCTTCGCCGACACGGTGGCGGCCAACGTGTGCCTGGGACGGCCCCGGCAGGCAGAGCGCCTCGCCTGGGCCCTGGAGGCGGCCGGGCTCGCGGCGGAGGTGGCCGCCATGCCCCGGGGACCGGACTCGCTCGTGGGCGAAGGGGGCATCACCCTCTCCGGAGGGCAGCGCCAGCGGCTGGCGATCGCTCGGGCGCTCTACGGGCGCCCCCAGTGCCTGCTCCTGGACTGCGCGCTCTCGAGCCTCGACACCGAGACCGCCCGGCGGGTGCTGTCGGGCATCCGCCGCGCCCTGCCCGAGGCGGCCCTCCTGGTCGTTTCCCACCGGGGCTCCGAGGTGGACGACGCCGAGGAGGTCTGGTTTCTGCGCGACGGCACCGTGGCCGCCCGGGGCCGGCACCGGGAGCTCTTGCAGTCCTGCCCCGAGTACCTGCGCCTCTACCGGGAAGAGGAGCTGCGGCGCGAGTTGGGCGAGGAGGCG